One Weissella coleopterorum DNA segment encodes these proteins:
- the zwf gene encoding glucose-6-phosphate dehydrogenase — MPQEITTLLTFFGGTGDLAKRKLYPSVYNLYKKGFLKEHFAIVGTSRADLTSAEFHDMVRESINHVVEDEDDAKRFISHFRYLKLDVNNKDGYQELLQLNNDLDTQYELKGNRIFYMSVAPRFFGTIAGFLKSEKLVTDNGEFNRLMIEKPFGVSYETALELNNQLTEVFDEDQIFRIDHYLGKEMVQNISSIRFGNPLFDATWNKDYIENIQITLSEVLGVEERAGYYDDAGALRDMIQNHTMQIVAWLAMEKPASFTDKDIRAAKNVAFNSLHIYNGDEVKANFVRGQYGENIDGSQVKYLDEDGVPADSQNDTFVAGRLQFRSARWDGVPFYIRTGKRLKSKQTRVDVVFKKGLSIFGDDIELDNPVLSILIDPKGSIEFRINAKDTTSEFKTRTDIMKWEVSYLDMERTPEPYERMIQDAMNGDGSNFADWNGVSISWQFVDAIQRAWDKEVAQFPNYISGTMGPKASDELLAEDGNHWIYR, encoded by the coding sequence ATGCCGCAAGAAATCACAACCCTCCTAACTTTCTTTGGTGGAACCGGGGACCTAGCCAAGCGTAAGCTGTATCCGTCCGTTTATAATCTTTATAAAAAAGGGTTCCTCAAGGAGCATTTCGCAATTGTCGGAACTTCACGAGCCGATTTAACCAGTGCCGAATTCCATGACATGGTTCGTGAATCGATTAATCATGTGGTTGAAGATGAAGATGACGCTAAGCGGTTCATCTCCCACTTCCGTTACCTCAAATTGGACGTTAATAATAAGGACGGCTATCAAGAACTCCTTCAATTGAATAATGACCTTGATACTCAATATGAATTAAAAGGAAACCGAATTTTTTATATGTCCGTCGCCCCTCGTTTCTTTGGAACGATTGCTGGTTTCTTGAAGAGTGAAAAGTTAGTTACGGATAACGGTGAATTTAATCGACTAATGATTGAAAAGCCATTTGGCGTAAGCTATGAAACTGCTTTGGAGTTAAACAACCAATTAACTGAAGTTTTCGATGAAGACCAAATTTTCCGAATTGACCATTACCTCGGAAAAGAAATGGTTCAAAACATATCTTCAATTCGTTTTGGAAATCCACTCTTTGATGCAACTTGGAATAAGGATTATATTGAAAACATTCAGATTACATTGTCTGAAGTTTTGGGAGTTGAAGAACGCGCAGGCTACTATGATGATGCCGGAGCACTACGGGACATGATCCAAAATCACACCATGCAAATTGTCGCTTGGTTGGCGATGGAAAAGCCCGCTTCTTTCACTGACAAGGATATCCGTGCGGCTAAGAATGTGGCCTTTAATTCCCTCCATATTTACAATGGGGATGAGGTTAAAGCTAATTTCGTTCGAGGTCAATATGGTGAGAACATTGATGGAAGCCAAGTTAAATATTTGGATGAAGATGGGGTTCCAGCTGATTCTCAAAATGACACTTTCGTTGCCGGCCGCTTGCAGTTCCGTTCTGCTCGTTGGGATGGGGTTCCTTTCTATATTCGAACAGGAAAGCGATTGAAATCAAAGCAAACCCGGGTTGATGTTGTCTTTAAAAAGGGCTTAAGTATCTTTGGAGATGACATTGAACTTGATAACCCTGTTCTTTCAATTTTGATCGATCCCAAGGGAAGCATTGAATTCCGAATCAATGCGAAGGATACCACCTCTGAATTTAAGACCCGCACTGATATTATGAAGTGGGAAGTTTCATATTTGGATATGGAACGTACTCCTGAACCATACGAACGCATGATTCAAGATGCCATGAATGGTGATGGTTCAAACTTTGCTGATTGGAACGGTGTATCCATCTCTTGGCAATTCGTGGATGCCATTCAAAGGGCTTGGGACAAAGAAGTAGCTCAATTCCCTAACTACATTTCAGGAACCATGGGGCCAAAAGCTTCTGACGAATTATTGGCAGAAGATGGTAATCATTGGATTTACCGATAG
- the glpK gene encoding glycerol kinase GlpK has translation MAIKRPEYILAIDQGTTGSRAVLFNQNARRVASTAIPLTPINPQVGWEEQSPEAIWRTTKNAITDTMIEAGIQAQSIQAIGIASQRESTIVWNRQTGQPIYNAIIWSSTQSQTIADQVKADGYEELIREKTGLPLSAYFSATKIRWILDHVKGAQAAAEKGDLLFGTVDSWLVWQLSDRQSHITDISNASRTMLFNIRTRTWDEELLKIFNIPKNMLPEVTKSNGQIATTGPLRFFGAEVPIAAVIGDQNAGLIGQLGFQAGTVKTTYGSGAFLLLNTGDQLINSNHDLISTIAYQINDKPVYALEGSVFTAGSAIRWLNDGLNLIDEVPDSWEAAEKSTSDDELYVVPAFAGLGAPYWDPQARGSVFGITRGTNKNDFIKATVQSIAYQIADILRTMREDSGAQLAAIKVDGSVSRNPYLMQFQADITGLTIDRSMYEDTTPLGAAFLAGLAIGYWESPEALAGLSSRGREFTPQMSVQRRKELKKGWKTAIQATSYFSSQNSDENG, from the coding sequence ATGGCAATTAAAAGACCAGAATATATTTTAGCAATTGATCAGGGTACCACCGGATCACGAGCCGTCCTATTCAACCAAAACGCGCGACGTGTTGCCAGTACCGCTATCCCTCTTACCCCAATTAACCCGCAGGTGGGGTGGGAAGAACAATCTCCAGAAGCCATCTGGCGGACCACCAAGAATGCCATTACGGATACAATGATTGAAGCTGGTATTCAAGCTCAATCAATTCAAGCGATTGGAATTGCCAGCCAACGGGAGTCCACGATCGTTTGGAATCGCCAAACAGGGCAACCAATTTATAACGCTATTATTTGGTCTTCTACCCAATCGCAAACTATCGCTGATCAAGTGAAGGCTGATGGCTATGAAGAGTTGATCCGAGAAAAAACCGGTCTCCCTTTGAGTGCCTATTTTTCAGCCACTAAAATTCGCTGGATTTTAGACCATGTCAAGGGAGCGCAGGCGGCAGCTGAAAAGGGCGACTTACTATTTGGAACTGTTGATAGCTGGTTGGTTTGGCAATTAAGTGATCGCCAAAGCCACATTACAGATATTTCAAATGCTTCGCGCACAATGCTTTTTAATATTCGCACCCGCACTTGGGACGAGGAATTATTAAAAATTTTCAATATTCCTAAAAATATGCTTCCCGAAGTGACGAAGTCAAACGGACAGATTGCGACCACTGGTCCACTTCGATTTTTTGGCGCTGAGGTACCGATTGCAGCGGTCATTGGTGACCAAAATGCCGGGCTTATCGGACAATTAGGCTTTCAAGCTGGTACTGTTAAAACCACCTATGGTTCTGGTGCTTTCCTACTATTAAATACGGGTGATCAATTAATTAACTCCAATCACGATTTAATTTCAACAATTGCCTACCAGATCAATGATAAGCCAGTCTACGCCTTAGAAGGTTCTGTCTTTACCGCTGGTTCAGCCATTCGTTGGCTCAATGATGGATTGAATTTAATTGATGAAGTCCCCGACTCCTGGGAAGCTGCTGAAAAATCCACCAGTGATGATGAACTCTATGTGGTTCCCGCCTTTGCTGGTCTTGGTGCACCATATTGGGATCCTCAAGCACGTGGATCCGTCTTTGGAATTACCCGAGGAACCAATAAGAACGACTTCATCAAGGCCACCGTCCAATCCATTGCCTATCAAATTGCAGACATTTTGCGCACCATGCGTGAAGATAGCGGTGCTCAACTAGCGGCCATTAAAGTGGATGGTTCCGTCTCAAGAAACCCATACCTAATGCAATTTCAAGCTGATATTACCGGATTGACGATCGACCGCTCAATGTATGAAGATACAACTCCTCTGGGAGCCGCCTTTTTAGCCGGTTTGGCGATCGGTTATTGGGAATCACCTGAAGCCTTAGCTGGATTATCATCTCGTGGACGTGAATTTACTCCTCAAATGTCCGTTCAACGACGAAAAGAATTAAAAAAAGGTTGGAAAACGGCGATTCAAGCTACAAGCTATTTTTCAAGTCAGAACAGCGATGAAAACGGTTAA
- the glmU gene encoding bifunctional UDP-N-acetylglucosamine diphosphorylase/glucosamine-1-phosphate N-acetyltransferase GlmU produces the protein MERYSIIMAAGKGTRMKSKLPKVLHQVGGKTMVDLVLDTILATGVKKVVTVVGHEAELVQAQVADRSEVVVQALQLGTGHAVQMAAPILAKQKGATLIASGDAPLFTQATYEQAFAYHEQSGNAVTVLTAKAQDPFGYGRIIRDHDGAVLRIVEQKDANNTEAKVDEINTGVYVFDNQLLFTALEQVNNDNAQGEYYLPDTLEILRNQAHIVGAYQIEDFNESMGVNDRIALAQANQVLRQRINVQHMRNGVTLIDPQNTYIDVDVQIEADTVIESNVILKGKTVIESDVILTAGTRIIDSQIKAGSIIENSTIEASVVGPQATIGPYAHLRPASEVGLRAHVGNFVELKKAQLGTDTKAGHLTYIGDATIGSEVNIGAGTVFVNYDGQNKHHTKIGDRAFIGSNTKIVAPVEMGAETISAAGSTITHDIPDHAMGIARARQENKLDFWDRLPIANKFKSAKK, from the coding sequence ATGGAACGATATAGCATTATTATGGCGGCTGGTAAGGGAACTCGGATGAAGTCTAAATTACCCAAGGTTTTACATCAAGTTGGTGGTAAAACGATGGTTGATTTGGTTTTGGATACTATTTTAGCAACTGGAGTTAAAAAAGTGGTGACAGTTGTTGGGCATGAAGCAGAATTAGTACAAGCTCAAGTGGCCGATCGATCTGAAGTAGTGGTGCAAGCATTACAATTAGGGACAGGGCATGCCGTTCAGATGGCGGCACCAATTTTGGCAAAACAAAAAGGCGCAACTTTAATTGCGTCAGGAGATGCTCCATTATTCACGCAAGCAACGTATGAACAGGCTTTTGCTTATCATGAGCAAAGTGGGAATGCGGTGACTGTATTAACGGCCAAAGCACAAGACCCATTTGGCTATGGACGTATTATTAGAGATCATGATGGTGCTGTCTTACGAATTGTTGAACAAAAAGATGCGAATAATACTGAGGCTAAGGTTGATGAAATCAATACTGGGGTCTACGTTTTTGATAATCAACTTTTGTTTACGGCGTTAGAACAGGTGAATAACGATAATGCCCAGGGTGAGTACTACTTACCAGATACTTTGGAAATTTTACGGAACCAAGCGCATATAGTGGGAGCCTATCAGATTGAAGATTTTAATGAATCAATGGGAGTGAATGATCGAATTGCCTTAGCCCAAGCAAATCAAGTGTTACGCCAAAGGATCAATGTTCAACATATGCGCAATGGGGTGACATTAATTGATCCTCAAAATACATATATCGACGTGGATGTCCAAATTGAAGCTGATACCGTAATTGAAAGTAATGTCATTTTAAAAGGAAAAACGGTCATTGAAAGTGATGTGATCTTAACAGCGGGAACTCGAATTATTGATTCACAAATTAAAGCGGGGAGTATCATTGAGAATTCAACCATCGAAGCTTCGGTGGTTGGGCCACAAGCAACAATTGGACCTTATGCTCATTTGCGCCCAGCTTCCGAGGTGGGCTTGCGGGCCCATGTGGGGAACTTTGTGGAGTTAAAGAAGGCCCAATTAGGAACCGATACTAAAGCTGGCCATCTGACATATATTGGGGATGCTACGATTGGATCTGAGGTTAACATTGGGGCTGGAACGGTCTTTGTGAATTACGATGGTCAAAACAAACACCATACAAAAATTGGTGATCGGGCTTTTATTGGCTCAAATACTAAGATTGTGGCTCCCGTTGAAATGGGGGCTGAGACAATCTCAGCAGCGGGGTCAACGATTACACATGATATTCCAGATCACGCGATGGGAATTGCTCGAGCCCGTCAAGAGAATAAGTTGGATTTTTGGGACCGCTTACCAATCGCAAACAAATTTAAATCTGCAAAAAAGTGA
- a CDS encoding ribose-phosphate diphosphokinase, whose product MAKYADPHLKVFSLSGNQPLAQKVAAAIGVELSKINISRFSDGEIQINIEESVRGDNVYIIQSTSAPVNDNLMELLIMIDALRRASAKTINVVMPYYGYARQDRKARSREPITAKLVANMLETVGATRVLALDLHAAQIQGFFDIPVDHMAGAAKLADYLITSGIANDNTIVVSPDHGGVTRARALAELLGSSEPIAIIDKRRPKANVAQIMNIIGDVKGKRAIMIDDIIDTGGTIAKGAQKLRDEGAAEVYVVATHAVFSAAAVDNLQNSVFEKVIVTDSIDLPESKKFPKLVQVTIADMMAEAIVRINENRAVSPMFRKRFNVNEISK is encoded by the coding sequence ATGGCGAAATATGCAGATCCGCATTTGAAGGTCTTTTCATTAAGTGGAAATCAGCCCCTTGCCCAAAAAGTGGCAGCGGCGATTGGAGTAGAACTATCAAAAATCAATATATCTCGTTTTTCGGATGGTGAAATTCAGATTAATATTGAAGAGTCTGTTCGAGGTGATAACGTTTATATAATTCAATCGACATCCGCACCGGTCAATGATAATTTGATGGAACTGCTGATTATGATTGATGCCTTGCGACGAGCAAGTGCAAAAACAATCAATGTCGTGATGCCTTATTATGGCTACGCTAGGCAAGATCGTAAGGCGCGTTCGCGCGAGCCTATTACCGCTAAATTAGTCGCTAATATGCTAGAAACGGTGGGTGCAACTCGGGTCCTTGCTTTGGACCTACACGCGGCACAAATTCAAGGATTCTTTGATATTCCTGTAGATCATATGGCTGGAGCGGCTAAGTTAGCAGACTATTTGATCACAAGTGGCATTGCAAATGATAACACCATTGTGGTTTCCCCTGATCATGGTGGGGTAACACGAGCGCGTGCCTTGGCTGAGTTATTAGGTTCAAGTGAACCGATCGCGATCATTGATAAACGTCGCCCGAAAGCTAATGTGGCTCAAATTATGAATATCATCGGGGATGTTAAAGGCAAGCGAGCCATTATGATTGATGACATTATTGATACGGGTGGAACTATCGCTAAGGGGGCACAAAAGCTGAGAGATGAGGGTGCTGCTGAGGTCTACGTTGTGGCGACGCATGCGGTCTTTTCTGCCGCGGCAGTCGACAATCTTCAAAATTCGGTTTTTGAAAAAGTCATTGTGACTGACTCAATTGATTTACCTGAATCTAAGAAATTTCCAAAGCTTGTTCAAGTTACGATTGCTGATATGATGGCAGAAGCAATTGTTCGCATCAATGAAAACCGCGCAGTTTCGCCAATGTTTAGAAAACGTTTTAATGTGAATGAAATCAGCAAATAA